A portion of the Paenibacillus hamazuiensis genome contains these proteins:
- a CDS encoding 4-hydroxyphenylacetate 3-hydroxylase family protein — protein MALMTGDEYRRSLNDGREVWIDGEKVGSITEHPAFKPIIDAKARMYDINHEEKYKAVTTAKLEDGTTVCRAYKLPKTKEDLTGIRRYVDTVLDDLGGVVYRVGDETVGEMWSLYDAQDRLNQIDPTYAENIKYHVDRVAREDLFHVSANTDPKGDRSQVLSGKGGSLLHVVGENDKGIIVRGAKFETAAAYAHQAFVKPTITNWAEGDEAMKPYACGFICDMGAPGLKHICRSSLGAGKDPRNYPISTKFEEIDTLLIFDDVLIPWENVLFHRSLESAQYIRNTLHRYSAFNYVLRILKRADYLIGAALLNVEQTGLTKLPAVREKLAQLITYRESINAHLTAAVADAQPSPGGLMMPNQSLLYTGRVFALSNFPAMVHLARELVGGQLAVTPDADTIAAPELQTYIDQYYSVGGWSAENRSKLLYFARDLMNSSHAGHMVTFELFAQSPPFAQYNAVFNSFDLSPMRSAVVKAADLQLDPEPSKV, from the coding sequence ATGGCTTTAATGACGGGGGATGAGTATCGTCGCTCATTGAACGACGGCAGGGAAGTATGGATTGACGGGGAGAAAGTCGGCAGCATTACGGAACACCCGGCCTTCAAGCCGATCATTGATGCGAAAGCCCGCATGTACGACATTAACCATGAGGAAAAATACAAGGCGGTCACCACCGCAAAGCTGGAGGACGGAACGACCGTTTGCCGGGCTTACAAGCTTCCGAAAACGAAAGAAGATCTGACCGGCATTCGTCGCTATGTCGATACGGTGCTTGACGATCTGGGCGGCGTCGTTTACCGCGTCGGCGATGAGACGGTCGGCGAGATGTGGTCGCTCTATGACGCCCAGGATCGCCTGAATCAAATCGATCCGACCTATGCCGAGAATATAAAATATCATGTGGATCGCGTTGCCCGGGAGGACTTGTTCCACGTATCCGCCAACACCGATCCGAAAGGCGACCGCAGCCAGGTGCTGAGCGGCAAAGGCGGCAGTCTGCTGCATGTTGTCGGCGAGAATGACAAAGGTATCATCGTGCGCGGAGCCAAGTTCGAAACGGCTGCGGCTTACGCCCACCAGGCGTTCGTCAAGCCGACCATAACGAATTGGGCGGAAGGCGACGAGGCGATGAAACCTTATGCCTGCGGCTTCATTTGCGATATGGGGGCCCCGGGACTTAAGCATATATGCCGTTCGTCTCTCGGCGCAGGCAAAGATCCGCGCAATTACCCGATTTCCACAAAGTTCGAAGAAATCGATACCCTTCTTATTTTTGATGACGTACTGATTCCGTGGGAAAATGTGCTCTTCCACCGTTCTTTGGAATCCGCTCAATATATCCGCAACACGCTGCACCGTTATTCGGCTTTCAACTATGTCCTGCGCATACTGAAGCGCGCCGATTATTTGATCGGGGCGGCACTGCTGAACGTGGAGCAGACCGGGCTCACCAAGCTTCCGGCCGTTAGGGAGAAATTGGCCCAGCTCATTACGTACAGGGAGTCGATCAACGCCCATCTGACCGCTGCGGTGGCGGACGCTCAGCCGAGTCCGGGCGGCCTGATGATGCCGAACCAGTCGCTTCTGTATACAGGACGGGTATTCGCTCTCAGCAATTTCCCGGCGATGGTGCATCTGGCGCGGGAATTGGTCGGCGGACAGCTTGCGGTGACTCCGGATGCGGATACGATTGCGGCGCCCGAATTGCAGACATATATTGACCAATATTATTCCGTCGGCGGATGGAGTGCGGAGAACCGCTCCAAGCTGCTTTATTTTGCAAGGGATTTGATGAACTCCTCGCATGCCGGCCATATGGTGACGTTTGAGCTTTTCGCCCAAAGCCCGCCATTCGCCCAGTATAACGCCGTATTCAACAGCTTCGATCTGTCTCCGATGCGCAGCGCTGTTGTGAAAGCGGCCGATTTGCAGCTGGACCCGGAACCGAGCAAGGTGTAA
- a CDS encoding GNAT family N-acetyltransferase produces MDYRNVLESDYIPVISVIDTWWGGRHMADMLPKLFFQHFQDTSFVAEQDGQIIGFLIGFVSQTIPTEAYVHFIGVHPDCRKDGVAKHLYQMFFEKVREKGCNAVRCVTSPVNKTSIAFHTRMGFRIEKGTGMVDDIPVTINYDGIGQDRVLFVKEL; encoded by the coding sequence ATGGATTACAGGAATGTGCTTGAATCCGATTACATACCGGTCATTTCAGTAATAGATACTTGGTGGGGCGGCCGGCATATGGCCGACATGCTGCCCAAACTATTCTTTCAACATTTTCAAGACACAAGTTTTGTCGCCGAACAAGACGGTCAAATCATCGGTTTCTTAATCGGATTTGTCTCACAAACAATTCCGACTGAAGCGTACGTTCACTTTATTGGCGTGCATCCCGATTGCAGGAAAGATGGAGTTGCGAAACATTTATATCAGATGTTCTTCGAAAAGGTTCGTGAGAAGGGCTGCAACGCAGTTCGCTGCGTCACTTCTCCGGTGAACAAAACATCAATAGCTTTTCACACACGTATGGGATTCCGGATTGAAAAAGGAACCGGTATGGTTGATGATATACCGGTTACAATCAATTATGACGGGATAGGACAAGATCGAGTCCTATTTGTAAAAGAACTGTGA
- a CDS encoding RidA family protein produces the protein MTTIQRFRKFETAKFYPAHMGEKEHHVVNEFCMVVRAGDRIFMRGQTGFDLDGNFHGLNDVAEQTHNACRCIKRLLEEAGGSMNDVCKITVYLTDRSFRSTAYGVIAEHFKGVYPCSTGLIVSGLALPEMLVEIDVEAVIGGSGAAE, from the coding sequence ATGACAACGATCCAACGCTTCCGTAAGTTCGAAACCGCCAAGTTCTACCCGGCGCATATGGGCGAGAAAGAGCATCATGTCGTCAATGAATTTTGCATGGTTGTGCGGGCAGGGGACCGAATTTTCATGCGCGGACAGACCGGCTTCGATCTGGACGGCAATTTTCACGGCTTGAACGATGTAGCCGAACAGACGCACAATGCTTGCCGCTGCATCAAGCGGTTATTGGAGGAAGCGGGCGGTTCGATGAACGATGTGTGCAAAATAACCGTTTATTTGACGGACCGCTCCTTCCGCAGCACCGCTTACGGGGTTATTGCGGAGCATTTCAAAGGTGTTTATCCGTGCAGCACGGGTCTTATCGTCAGCGGTCTGGCGCTGCCGGAGATGCTGGTCGAAATCGATGTGGAGGCGGTCATCGGCGGATCGGGTGCGGCCGAATGA
- a CDS encoding S-layer homology domain-containing protein: protein MIKKWISAGLSVLLSLSSAAGIIHAAGEEKKMAMNNDFVAVSVHKDTGRFSVSTKEGSPLRDSDSNKPLLFEHKVPETSFTTFRINGKDYIYGNPYGFLGTDGSFTYSPVTQGLTNQSVWHVAGLTITQTITLSGDSSNPNVGNVKIAYKVKNTSAEDASVGSRILLDTMLGADDASPLMISGGSQYIQKETVLDNLPAYWKAVDDPLAPKVISYGLLSGWGNESPDRMIVAHWNGISDTKWEYAVNPELDFTSKYNKYETADSAVALYWNPAVLKGGEERSYETYYGLGSFFTSLQKAAYNLQIFSPEKLTLNAAKDGYNEQIFTIQAELDNANANARALTNVAATVRLPQELDFADGEKATKSLAAVGVGETKSLSWQVKARPQQSLKAARYQLSVQAQGEEEILQTDYVILPALRGQQPSMQVLDISPKKLYMYDNRKSIAVKGTGYEALKGSAEWQVQLIRERDQYAYTIPIADITINDDKSMSIPLNDAGWTGKDKLEPGSYKLRISTGSYGSFEKSIELTTDEKYKSRSYGILLVVGDGESYDAVPVENEAALARLKGQYQGSKRILLELRGEIKELAFSDGRAYELQPGTSVNSVLRFDTNSDLKKLYGEQSQRMVVQKQPRDLAHGGDYISITGNGMLSIPSFPFVFGDFSIEMEDGEHYSLEANEDAGETPIEIVWSAFKSVSVIQQMDFFPVKIKNAVIGDKSVSFGGSLSLDFGMFQDKKKNSSTGGSPSGNGSRGSGGGGGQTGSKNGNQGNNGNGSQGSGGEEEDEEDDDDDSVVSVSVDEARFGIRPADDPFGRRGSYGLLGLRAEGEAGLPKDLVPGMDLGASGRIAIDTFDRKYEIEANVQFQVVELNGLFTLRFTGGNIPVPDNFVFVVGAEPGIPLVPPSVVAYINKGGGGFRNLYDTVTGNFNVLPPLQLVMVGGFDISKVVKGDNLTLQMSMRGIEFSGELEIAKFKLLKEVYGSISVEDSLEKFGVSLKAGAKLEVFDVITGEVYAVFAFDSSKHGLFGPVSLAGGGKIEVQVPKKIPIIGGLALAGGEGQLSTEQVYAKVHFLQIPISFKYIWGDSMPKLASSRAEDLFLEPQGIGRKVYFDEATGEPTGTLIFGSNIRRIAESGARYASSDFRPSAILADASQMQHTIHIGNQEIALLELTYSGAVPNVQVTDPAGRPYALQENENFRVQEIPADVSESGTLEQKMYVSVVNPQSGDWKVVSDRPIQSALLNVAIPPSLKSVSAETTGDHKVRVSWQGDHVQDEKVSLYISENNEKDPGHLLTEGLDVNAGAAELTLPSSLPTGSYYIRAVVSKDGTNYDSRYSTNTVQVTDPYQPAAPSAVTAAPVGDGVFHVQWSMNESADGYYIQLLDAAGQPVQGAGVIDVKGDQREAYVGGVFVDQTGRQIGMKPGVTYQVAVTAYKSAEGRKHFSGQARSIGVYLPEPSPAKLTISLDAADGPFQEAYDEQGRLYYLVNRSSVQVKVHSDQTVTMDMLAENADLGSVAGTDRQEAVTLKEGANMISVRAVNEHGDSSAAGIKIVADTAAPELKLESPGPGVMPNDNGTILVKGMAEADSRVTVNGKQVDVGESGIFTADLQMTGYMKRHLNVTAEDAAGNRSVYEADVTNGKVETFDRVEIHPASSGNGSAGTTGGNGGFVAAAGGSQPFRLVGIDAAGEAYVIDNADVAWSVLAGDSYGRISGDGVLEAKQEGDIVLKAAYNVSQQYALEDALTVKVRASLGGGPGQLPSSDYGGWYKPSQPDLGSGSDGDSDSDSPSGGGSAGSPGTSVSNDNIPVKEAGTPKAGANDFEQMIKAIIENERNVQFIKSAFLSPEQDTVITIDERTELTLPKMNTKDRVGLGIGRIKNPSAYESGTIKVMGSMYEFKFDKPIRLTQPARLKVRFDPAGTVNVESLAIYWYNERSKRWEYVGGELDPASHTVTARLKHFSKYALLSNSGLPEFADMKDRWSSDHVNRLASIGVVNGVSHDGRNWYEPERSITRQELVKLLAGVAGTVATAGSLAESGFADAGDVQAWAQPYMAAAIDRGWITGTSIEGRAYLEPERPITRAEAAAVAGRMLQEVIRQSDLSKLPFSDEPALPDWSKPYIGSLFESGILDGYPDGTFRANNPISREEAAAIIGKMLDLLYDAGREIR, encoded by the coding sequence ATGATAAAAAAATGGATATCGGCAGGTTTGAGCGTGCTTTTGTCTCTTTCATCGGCTGCCGGCATTATACATGCCGCAGGTGAAGAGAAGAAGATGGCCATGAATAACGATTTCGTGGCCGTCTCGGTCCATAAGGATACGGGAAGATTCAGCGTCAGCACCAAGGAAGGTTCGCCGCTCAGAGACAGCGACAGCAACAAACCTCTGCTGTTTGAACATAAGGTGCCGGAGACCTCCTTTACCACGTTTCGAATTAACGGCAAAGATTATATTTACGGCAATCCGTACGGATTTTTGGGCACGGACGGCTCCTTTACCTACAGTCCGGTTACGCAGGGCCTGACCAATCAGTCGGTATGGCATGTTGCCGGGCTGACGATCACGCAGACGATTACGCTGTCGGGCGACTCGTCCAATCCGAATGTGGGCAATGTCAAGATCGCTTACAAGGTAAAAAATACGTCGGCCGAAGACGCCAGCGTAGGCTCGCGGATTTTGCTCGATACGATGCTTGGCGCGGATGACGCTTCGCCGCTGATGATATCGGGCGGCAGTCAGTATATTCAAAAGGAAACGGTGCTGGATAACCTTCCTGCTTATTGGAAGGCGGTTGACGACCCGCTCGCCCCGAAGGTGATCTCCTACGGGCTCCTGAGCGGATGGGGCAACGAGAGTCCGGACCGGATGATCGTAGCGCACTGGAACGGCATCTCCGATACGAAGTGGGAATATGCGGTGAATCCGGAGCTCGACTTTACGAGCAAGTACAATAAATACGAGACGGCGGACAGCGCCGTGGCGCTTTATTGGAATCCGGCCGTCCTCAAGGGAGGGGAGGAGCGGAGCTATGAAACGTATTACGGCTTGGGCAGCTTCTTCACATCGCTGCAGAAAGCGGCGTATAACCTGCAGATCTTCTCCCCTGAAAAGCTGACGCTCAATGCGGCGAAGGACGGATATAACGAACAAATCTTTACGATTCAGGCCGAGCTCGACAACGCGAATGCGAATGCCAGGGCGTTGACGAATGTAGCGGCGACCGTCCGGCTCCCGCAGGAGCTCGATTTTGCCGATGGGGAAAAAGCGACCAAATCGCTTGCCGCCGTCGGCGTCGGCGAAACGAAGTCGCTGTCTTGGCAGGTGAAGGCGAGGCCCCAGCAATCGCTCAAGGCGGCGAGGTATCAGCTGTCCGTCCAGGCGCAGGGGGAAGAAGAAATTTTACAGACGGACTATGTCATCCTGCCTGCGCTTAGAGGCCAGCAGCCGAGCATGCAGGTGCTCGACATTTCTCCGAAAAAGCTCTACATGTACGACAATCGGAAATCGATCGCCGTAAAGGGGACAGGCTACGAAGCGCTTAAGGGCTCCGCGGAATGGCAGGTCCAGCTGATCCGGGAGCGCGACCAGTACGCTTATACGATTCCTATCGCGGATATAACGATTAACGATGACAAAAGCATGAGCATCCCTTTGAACGATGCCGGTTGGACCGGGAAAGACAAGCTGGAACCGGGTTCCTATAAGCTTCGCATTTCAACAGGAAGCTACGGTTCGTTTGAAAAATCGATCGAATTGACGACGGATGAGAAGTACAAGTCCAGAAGCTACGGCATTTTATTGGTAGTAGGCGACGGCGAGAGCTACGATGCGGTGCCTGTGGAAAACGAAGCGGCGCTTGCCCGGCTGAAAGGGCAGTACCAAGGCTCGAAGCGGATCCTGCTGGAGCTGCGCGGCGAGATCAAGGAGCTCGCATTCAGCGACGGGCGCGCGTATGAGCTGCAGCCGGGCACTTCCGTCAATTCGGTGCTTCGCTTCGATACGAACAGCGATCTCAAGAAACTTTACGGCGAACAGTCGCAGAGGATGGTAGTGCAAAAACAACCGCGCGATTTAGCCCACGGAGGCGACTATATTTCCATCACAGGCAACGGGATGCTGTCCATTCCGAGCTTCCCGTTTGTGTTCGGCGATTTCAGCATCGAGATGGAGGATGGCGAGCATTACTCGCTGGAGGCGAACGAGGACGCCGGCGAAACGCCTATCGAAATCGTTTGGTCCGCCTTTAAAAGCGTCTCGGTTATACAGCAGATGGATTTTTTCCCTGTCAAAATCAAAAACGCGGTCATCGGCGACAAATCGGTTTCGTTCGGGGGTTCGCTGTCGTTGGACTTCGGGATGTTCCAGGATAAGAAGAAAAACTCATCGACAGGCGGCTCTCCAAGCGGAAATGGCTCTCGAGGCAGCGGGGGAGGAGGCGGCCAAACGGGTTCAAAAAACGGGAATCAAGGAAACAACGGGAACGGTTCGCAAGGATCCGGCGGCGAAGAAGAGGACGAGGAGGACGACGACGACGATTCCGTCGTCAGCGTATCGGTTGACGAGGCCAGGTTCGGAATCCGCCCTGCGGACGATCCGTTCGGCCGACGCGGTTCCTACGGCCTTTTGGGTTTGAGGGCGGAAGGAGAAGCGGGGTTGCCGAAAGATCTTGTGCCGGGGATGGATCTCGGCGCGAGCGGAAGGATCGCCATCGACACCTTTGACCGGAAGTACGAGATAGAAGCCAATGTCCAGTTTCAGGTGGTGGAGCTGAACGGTTTGTTTACGCTTCGGTTTACCGGCGGAAACATCCCGGTGCCCGACAATTTCGTATTTGTCGTCGGGGCGGAGCCGGGCATCCCGTTGGTCCCGCCGTCGGTCGTCGCTTACATTAACAAAGGCGGCGGAGGCTTCCGCAATTTATACGATACCGTGACCGGCAATTTCAACGTGCTGCCGCCGCTTCAACTGGTGATGGTCGGCGGCTTCGATATCTCGAAGGTGGTCAAGGGCGACAATTTGACGCTGCAAATGTCGATGAGAGGCATTGAGTTTTCCGGGGAACTGGAAATCGCCAAGTTCAAGCTGCTGAAGGAAGTGTACGGCAGCATTTCGGTGGAGGATTCCCTGGAAAAATTCGGCGTGTCGCTAAAAGCCGGCGCCAAGCTGGAAGTGTTTGATGTCATTACCGGAGAAGTGTACGCGGTGTTTGCTTTCGATTCATCCAAACACGGGTTGTTTGGTCCGGTCTCGCTTGCCGGAGGCGGTAAGATTGAAGTACAGGTACCCAAAAAAATCCCGATCATCGGCGGGTTAGCGCTGGCGGGAGGCGAGGGTCAGCTCAGCACCGAACAGGTTTACGCCAAGGTGCATTTCCTGCAGATTCCTATCTCGTTCAAATATATTTGGGGCGACAGCATGCCGAAACTCGCCTCGTCGAGAGCGGAAGATCTGTTCCTCGAGCCGCAAGGGATCGGACGGAAAGTGTATTTTGACGAAGCGACCGGGGAGCCGACGGGGACTCTCATTTTCGGCAGCAACATCCGTCGGATCGCCGAATCGGGGGCGCGGTACGCGTCGAGCGATTTCAGACCTTCGGCTATCTTGGCCGATGCGAGCCAGATGCAGCACACGATACATATCGGCAACCAGGAGATCGCGCTGCTGGAGCTGACGTATAGCGGTGCCGTGCCAAACGTTCAAGTAACCGATCCGGCGGGCCGGCCTTATGCGCTTCAGGAGAATGAGAACTTCCGGGTTCAGGAAATTCCTGCCGACGTCAGCGAGTCCGGGACTTTGGAGCAAAAAATGTACGTTTCCGTCGTCAACCCGCAATCGGGCGACTGGAAAGTCGTCTCCGATCGCCCGATCCAATCGGCACTGCTCAATGTCGCGATCCCGCCTTCCCTGAAGTCGGTGAGCGCCGAAACGACAGGAGATCACAAGGTTCGCGTGAGCTGGCAGGGAGACCATGTGCAGGACGAGAAGGTCAGTCTGTACATCAGCGAAAACAATGAGAAGGACCCGGGACATTTGCTGACGGAGGGACTGGACGTGAATGCGGGCGCCGCGGAGCTGACGCTGCCGTCGTCTCTGCCTACAGGCTCCTATTATATCCGGGCTGTTGTTTCCAAGGACGGAACCAATTATGACAGCCGATACAGCACGAACACCGTGCAAGTGACAGACCCTTATCAGCCGGCCGCTCCGTCCGCGGTGACGGCGGCGCCTGTGGGGGACGGCGTGTTTCATGTGCAATGGAGCATGAACGAGTCTGCCGACGGCTATTACATCCAACTGCTGGATGCCGCGGGCCAGCCTGTCCAGGGAGCCGGTGTGATCGACGTGAAGGGCGATCAGCGCGAAGCTTACGTAGGCGGAGTTTTCGTGGACCAGACGGGCCGCCAGATCGGCATGAAGCCGGGGGTAACCTACCAAGTAGCGGTGACGGCGTACAAGTCGGCAGAAGGCCGCAAGCATTTCAGCGGCCAGGCTCGCTCCATCGGCGTATATTTGCCCGAGCCTAGTCCGGCGAAGCTCACGATCAGTCTGGATGCGGCGGATGGGCCTTTCCAAGAAGCATACGACGAACAGGGCCGACTTTACTACTTGGTGAACCGCAGCTCGGTGCAGGTGAAGGTGCATTCGGATCAAACGGTGACGATGGATATGCTGGCGGAAAATGCCGATTTGGGCAGCGTTGCCGGAACGGACCGGCAGGAGGCCGTCACCTTGAAGGAAGGCGCCAATATGATTTCCGTGCGCGCTGTAAACGAGCATGGAGACTCCTCAGCGGCAGGCATCAAGATCGTTGCCGACACCGCGGCGCCGGAATTGAAACTGGAAAGTCCGGGGCCCGGGGTCATGCCGAACGACAATGGCACGATTTTGGTGAAAGGCATGGCGGAAGCGGATAGCCGGGTGACGGTGAACGGAAAGCAGGTCGATGTCGGGGAGAGCGGAATTTTTACGGCAGACCTGCAGATGACCGGATATATGAAGCGGCATCTGAACGTGACCGCGGAAGACGCGGCGGGGAACCGTTCGGTGTACGAAGCCGATGTCACGAACGGGAAAGTGGAGACGTTCGACCGGGTGGAAATTCACCCCGCAAGCTCAGGGAACGGATCGGCCGGGACAACCGGCGGGAATGGCGGCTTTGTCGCCGCGGCGGGCGGCAGCCAGCCTTTCCGGCTTGTCGGAATCGATGCGGCAGGCGAGGCATATGTGATCGATAATGCCGATGTCGCATGGAGCGTGCTGGCCGGAGATTCCTACGGCCGTATTTCCGGCGATGGTGTGCTGGAGGCGAAGCAGGAAGGCGACATCGTTCTGAAGGCAGCCTACAACGTATCGCAGCAGTATGCGCTGGAGGACGCGCTCACCGTCAAAGTACGGGCCTCTTTGGGCGGCGGCCCGGGCCAACTGCCAAGCTCCGATTACGGCGGCTGGTACAAACCTTCTCAGCCCGACTTGGGCTCGGGCTCGGACGGCGATTCCGATTCGGACTCGCCTTCGGGAGGAGGTTCGGCGGGAAGCCCCGGCACAAGCGTATCGAACGATAACATTCCGGTTAAGGAAGCCGGGACACCGAAGGCGGGGGCGAACGATTTCGAGCAGATGATCAAAGCGATCATCGAAAACGAGCGCAACGTACAGTTTATAAAGTCCGCTTTCCTATCCCCGGAGCAGGACACCGTCATCACGATCGACGAGCGGACGGAGCTCACTTTGCCGAAGATGAACACTAAGGATCGGGTCGGGCTCGGCATCGGGCGGATTAAGAATCCGTCAGCCTACGAGAGCGGCACGATCAAGGTGATGGGCTCGATGTACGAATTCAAGTTCGACAAGCCGATTCGGTTGACGCAGCCGGCGCGGCTGAAAGTGAGGTTCGATCCCGCCGGGACTGTAAACGTGGAGTCGTTGGCCATCTACTGGTACAACGAACGGAGCAAGCGATGGGAGTATGTCGGCGGCGAATTGGATCCGGCGTCGCATACTGTAACGGCGCGGCTGAAGCATTTCAGCAAGTACGCGCTGCTTTCGAATTCGGGCCTGCCTGAGTTTGCGGACATGAAGGATCGTTGGTCTTCGGATCACGTGAACCGGCTGGCGTCCATCGGTGTCGTAAACGGCGTGAGCCACGACGGACGGAATTGGTACGAACCCGAGCGTTCCATCACGCGGCAGGAGCTCGTGAAGCTGCTTGCCGGCGTAGCCGGAACGGTGGCAACGGCCGGCAGCTTGGCCGAGAGCGGATTTGCGGATGCCGGCGATGTGCAGGCATGGGCCCAGCCTTATATGGCGGCGGCCATAGACCGGGGATGGATCACCGGTACGTCCATCGAAGGACGAGCCTATTTGGAGCCGGAACGTCCGATCACCCGAGCGGAAGCGGCTGCGGTGGCAGGAAGGATGCTGCAGGAGGTGATCCGCCAAAGCGACCTGAGCAAGCTGCCGTTCAGCGATGAACCGGCGCTGCCCGACTGGTCGAAGCCGTACATCGGCAGCTTGTTCGAAAGCGGCATTCTGGACGGATACCCGGACGGCACGTTCCGGGCAAACAATCCGATTTCCCGGGAGGAGGCTGCAGCCATTATCGGAAAAATGCTGGACCTCCTGTATGATGCGGGGAGAGAAATACGGTAA
- a CDS encoding flavin reductase, whose protein sequence is MDPYNVIDKERFQHVIGHFMSGVTVITTRSEDVDYGLTASAVACLSLEPPMLLVCIHRKSGTCHAISKSRFFGVNILYDHQGELAIRFAKPNTDKFEGINVVRGELGGPLLQHALATVECRVVEEVIGGTHTVFIAEAVRASAAEGNPLAYFRGKFGRFQGAADEGVYRQVRGMVVRRDLPAKADLDLQGLAALLECPSQAVYYAVTRLESEGLVLRESDGSFRIRPLGAKLLTEALDTRCALEIAALEQVAGKLEQSGVDELRRRTEDSVRDYCGSLEAVDRYIESNTAYHDYIVASAGNATLLEAYRRLTAEAVITSALRGAIEAKDETACRELDALSHDHVRLTEAIIVGDLEASKAIVRRHTEEAKKLGRYLIDNAGGSI, encoded by the coding sequence ATGGATCCGTACAATGTTATCGACAAGGAACGCTTTCAGCACGTTATCGGACATTTCATGAGCGGTGTAACCGTTATCACGACCCGGTCGGAAGATGTCGACTACGGTTTGACGGCAAGCGCCGTCGCCTGTCTCTCGCTTGAACCGCCGATGCTGCTTGTCTGCATTCATAGAAAGTCGGGTACTTGTCATGCCATATCCAAATCAAGGTTCTTCGGTGTCAACATTCTTTACGATCATCAGGGCGAGCTGGCTATCCGGTTTGCGAAGCCGAACACGGACAAGTTTGAGGGCATTAACGTCGTAAGAGGGGAACTCGGCGGGCCGCTTCTGCAGCACGCCCTTGCGACAGTCGAATGCCGCGTAGTCGAAGAAGTCATCGGCGGGACTCATACCGTGTTTATTGCCGAAGCTGTCCGGGCATCGGCGGCGGAAGGAAATCCTTTGGCCTACTTTCGCGGGAAGTTTGGGCGTTTTCAGGGGGCGGCCGATGAAGGTGTGTATCGCCAGGTTCGAGGGATGGTTGTGCGGCGCGATCTGCCGGCTAAAGCCGATCTCGATCTGCAGGGGTTGGCCGCTTTGCTGGAATGTCCGTCTCAGGCGGTATATTATGCGGTGACGAGACTCGAGTCGGAGGGGCTGGTCCTTCGGGAGAGCGATGGCAGCTTCCGTATCCGGCCGCTGGGCGCGAAGCTGCTAACGGAGGCGCTCGATACGCGCTGCGCCCTGGAAATCGCAGCGCTGGAGCAGGTTGCCGGCAAACTGGAACAAAGCGGGGTTGACGAGCTGCGAAGGCGGACCGAAGATTCCGTTCGGGATTATTGCGGCAGTCTGGAAGCTGTTGACCGTTATATCGAATCCAACACGGCGTATCACGACTATATTGTCGCAAGCGCAGGCAATGCGACGCTGCTTGAGGCTTACCGGCGACTGACCGCCGAGGCGGTCATCACGAGCGCGCTGCGCGGGGCTATCGAAGCGAAAGACGAAACGGCTTGCCGGGAGCTGGACGCATTGTCCCATGATCACGTCCGGCTGACGGAAGCGATTATCGTCGGCGATCTCGAGGCAAGCAAAGCGATAGTTCGCCGTCATACCGAAGAAGCCAAGAAGCTGGGCCGTTATCTGATCGACAATGCCGGAGGATCAATCTGA
- a CDS encoding FAD synthetase family protein produces MHVHAARSLRLPGSVLTIGAFDGVHKAHRELIATARSRADECGVPLVVYTFDPPPKVFFQHTLMLTSREEKLSRLKALGVDHAIVAPFNADYVSRGSAVFIEELEMLNPVEIWEGSDFRFGRDRDGGIDTLREKFAVCILDPVVCQAGCVISSSRIRALIENKQWSEAEHLLGWPVSGK; encoded by the coding sequence ATGCACGTACACGCGGCCAGATCGCTTCGTCTTCCGGGCTCCGTCCTGACCATAGGGGCGTTCGACGGCGTCCATAAAGCGCATCGGGAGCTCATAGCGACGGCGCGCAGCCGGGCGGATGAATGCGGGGTTCCGCTGGTCGTCTATACGTTCGACCCGCCGCCGAAAGTTTTTTTTCAGCATACCCTTATGCTGACCTCGCGGGAGGAGAAGCTGAGCAGATTGAAAGCGCTGGGCGTCGATCACGCTATTGTTGCGCCGTTCAACGCCGATTATGTGTCACGCGGCTCGGCTGTTTTTATCGAGGAACTTGAAATGTTGAACCCGGTTGAAATCTGGGAAGGCTCGGATTTCCGATTCGGAAGGGACCGGGACGGCGGAATCGATACGCTTCGGGAAAAATTTGCGGTATGCATTCTCGATCCCGTCGTATGCCAAGCGGGCTGCGTCATCTCGTCGAGCCGAATTCGCGCCCTTATCGAAAACAAGCAGTGGAGTGAGGCCGAACATCTGTTAGGCTGGCCCGTCTCCGGCAAATAA